A genomic region of Verrucomicrobiia bacterium contains the following coding sequences:
- the recA gene encoding recombinase RecA translates to IASAQRAGGLAAFVDAEHAVDPSYARRIGVNLDDLLISQPDSGEEALTIAETLIRSNAVDVVVIDSVAALVPRAELEGQMGDATVGAQARLMSQAMRKLTSCIHKAKTACIFTNQIREKIGVMFGSPETTPGGRALKFYSSVRIDMRRVNVIKDPAGKVVGSHVRAKVVKNKVAPPFCESEFDIMYDVGISKEGSVIDVATDIGVIEKKGSWLAFDGQQIGQGRESAKDFLRENGKMLDQIIIGVKAKMATGVSLGKRIGGTE, encoded by the coding sequence GATCGCCAGCGCGCAGCGCGCGGGCGGCCTGGCGGCGTTTGTGGACGCCGAGCATGCGGTGGATCCCTCCTATGCCAGGCGCATCGGAGTGAACCTTGACGATTTGTTGATCAGCCAGCCCGACAGTGGTGAGGAAGCGTTGACGATTGCCGAAACGCTGATCCGCAGCAACGCGGTGGACGTAGTGGTGATCGATTCCGTTGCAGCACTCGTGCCGCGTGCGGAACTGGAAGGCCAGATGGGCGATGCCACGGTCGGCGCGCAGGCGCGGTTGATGAGCCAGGCGATGCGCAAGTTGACCTCTTGCATTCACAAGGCCAAGACCGCCTGCATCTTCACCAACCAGATTCGCGAGAAGATTGGCGTGATGTTTGGCAGTCCCGAGACAACACCGGGCGGCAGGGCGCTGAAGTTTTATTCCAGCGTGCGCATCGATATGCGACGTGTGAATGTCATTAAGGACCCGGCGGGCAAGGTCGTGGGCAGCCATGTGCGTGCCAAGGTCGTGAAGAACAAGGTCGCGCCGCCGTTTTGCGAGTCCGAATTCGACATCATGTATGACGTAGGCATTTCGAAGGAAGGTTCGGTCATCGACGTGGCCACGGACATCGGCGTGATTGAGAAGAAGGGCTCGTGGTTGGCGTTCGACGGCCAGCAAATCGGCCAGGGTCGGGAATCCGCGAAGGATTTCTTGCGCGAGAACGGCAAGATGCTCGACCAGATTATCATTGGCGTGAAAGCCAAGATGGCCACGGGCGTCAGCCTGGGGAAACGCATCGGCGGCACCGAATAA